In Candidatus Glassbacteria bacterium, the sequence ACAACGCGCTCGAGGAACAGTTCGTGGTCCACTACGGCGACCCGCCCGCGCTGACCCGCCTGCGCACGATCCCGTTGTACCTGGGCGGGATGCTGGTTCTGTTCGTGGTGATCGCCCTCTGGATCCTGCGCCGTCAGGCCCGCACCGAACGCAGCCTGATCTGGGCCGGGATGGCCCGTGAGAGCGCCCATCAGCTCGGTACTCCGATTTCGAGCCTCTACGGCTGGCTCGAACTGCTGAAAATCAAGCTCTCCGAGGCCCGCGCCCTCCGTGGCTCGGTAGACCTGGAAACGGTGGACCAGGTGGACGGCCAGGAGAAAGAAATCGTGGACGGGATCGGCCAGGATGTCGAGCGGCTGAGCAAGGTGGCCCACCGCTTCGAGCTGATCGGCCGGCGCAGCAGCTACGACCGCCTGGACTTGGCCGAGGTTCTGCGCGGCACCGAACAGTACTTCCGCGCCCGGCTGCCCAAGCGCGGCAAAATAATCGAACTGAAAGTGGAACTCGGCGAACTTCTGCCCGTGCGGGGTAACCCCACCCTGCTGGAATGGGCCTTCGAGAATATCATCAAGAACAGCATCGATGCGCTCACCGGCCGCGGGGGCATTATCCGGATCGAGGCCATGTACGACTCCGAGCGCGATGAGGTCGATATCATCTTCAGCGACAACGGCCCCGGCATTCCCGGCAATGTCCGCCGTCACATCTTCGACACCGGCGTGACCACCAAGAGCAAAGGCTGGGGCGTGGGCCTGGCCCTGGCCAAACGGATAATCGAGGAAAACCACGGCGGCAGGATCATGCTGACCCAAAGTTCGTCGGACAAAGGGACGGTGTTTCTGGTAACCCTGCCGGCCACCGAAACCAGCGACACGGTTAAACAATAAGGTGAAATCTTCAAGCTTATGAATTCTCAGCAACTGCTCGACAAGCTCAACCCGCCCCAGCGCGAGGCTATAACTCACGGCGAGGGCCCGCTGCTGGTGCTGGCCGGCGCCGGCAGCGGCAAGACCCGTGTGCTGACATTCAGGATCGCCTGGCTGGTCGGCGAGCTGGGCGTGCCGCCCTCGGATATCCTGGCCCTCACGTTCACCAACAAGGCCGCCGGCGAGATGAAAGCCCGGGTCGAAAACCTGATCGGCCAGGGCACTTCGTTGTGGATCGGCACGTTCCACAGCATTTTCGCCCGCATATTGCGCCGTGACGCCCAACTGCTGGGCTACAACCAGAACTACACGATCTACGACGCCGATGACAGCGAGCGGGTGGTCAAGAATATCCTCAAGGAACTCCCCGACTCGTTCCAGAACCTCAAACCCCGTCAGCTCAGGCATAAAATCAGCCGCTGGAAAAACGACCTCCGCATACCCGAGGATGTCAAAAAGGGGGGCGGCAACCCCGCTGATTCCCGTACAGCAGAGATCTACGAGCGCTACGAGCACGCGCTGAAAGAAAATAACGCGATGGATTTCGATGACCTGATCATCCGGCCGGCCGAGCTGTTCGCCAAGGCTCCAGAGGTGCTCGAGCGCTACCGCCGCAAATTCCGGCACATCCTGATTGACGAGTTCCAGGACACCAACCGCGCCCAATACAATCTCGTGCGGATGCTGGCCGGCAGCCCGGCCAACCTCTGCGTGGTGGGCGATGACGACCAGTCGATCTACGGCTGGCGCGGGGCCGAGATACGCAATATCCTCGATTTCGCGGAGCATTTCCCCGGCACCACGGTGGTCCGGCTCGAGCAGAACTACCGCTCGTCCGGCAACATCCTCGAGGTTGCGAATGCCGTGGTGGTGCGTAACCGCGGGCGCAAACCAAAAAAACTGTGGACCGAGAAATCCGCCGGAGACAAGGCTGTCGTCCTCGAGTGCGAGAACGAACTCGACGAGGCCGACCAGGTGGTGTCCCACTCCCGCCGGGCGACCGAGGAACTTGGCCTGGCCTGGCGCGAGCTGGCGGTACTCTACCGCACCAACGCCCAGAGCCGCGTGCTGGAGGAAGCGTTCAACCGCAACGGTGTCAAGGTGGTGATTATCGGCGGCCTGCGGTTCTACGAGCGCAAGGAAATCAAGGACCTGATGGCCTACCTCAAGGTGATTGTCAACCCCCGGGACAGCACCAGCCTCTACCGGATAATCAATGTCCCCGCCCGCGGGATCGGCCCGGCCACGCTG encodes:
- a CDS encoding AAA family ATPase, which encodes MNSQQLLDKLNPPQREAITHGEGPLLVLAGAGSGKTRVLTFRIAWLVGELGVPPSDILALTFTNKAAGEMKARVENLIGQGTSLWIGTFHSIFARILRRDAQLLGYNQNYTIYDADDSERVVKNILKELPDSFQNLKPRQLRHKISRWKNDLRIPEDVKKGGGNPADSRTAEIYERYEHALKENNAMDFDDLIIRPAELFAKAPEVLERYRRKFRHILIDEFQDTNRAQYNLVRMLAGSPANLCVVGDDDQSIYGWRGAEIRNILDFAEHFPGTTVVRLEQNYRSSGNILEVANAVVVRNRGRKPKKLWTEKSAGDKAVVLECENELDEADQVVSHSRRATEELGLAWRELAVLYRTNAQSRVLEEAFNRNGVKVVIIGGLRFYERKEIKDLMAYLKVIVNPRDSTSLYRIINVPARGIGPATLSRLTRLAVELGEPLYHVLGEADRAEGVGGKVAGTVMELHTMFEDLRTASRTESATAVLQELIRRSGYNDSMAELDTIEAQGRMENIQELVNAAEEYSERFSGEEGVSCLEGWLAETSLVSEIDFHDPDQDCLTLMTLHNAKGLEFPAVFITGVEEDLLPISRAWEDDDGEAVEEERRLFYVGITRAMKRVYLSWASTRRRYGVITGSGPSMFLRDIPDELVEKVPSLRRRAGSFGAYARRQAETFGRGGRGRSPIGPQPPIFAAPRGDGPVNGEQPQSAGEPVFVPDPGVDEPNYRKGERVVHGTFGSGTIQEVTESLGDIRVTVRFDSGFSKKLVPRFARLLRE
- a CDS encoding HAMP domain-containing histidine kinase; protein product: MPQKETGQHVIRHRSVFTLPTRLSFWSLVLLTAVFFVMLLGYFLYTQSLVRDLERDEYVLSKAVAQFMVNAFDMRTGLEDQELVNIFVQYGNDTDVLRELVGEFDNPLAITDSTGTPVMWKSIGVPEDINTRDPEVLARIKATIQNMDRQNPPMRILNNALEEQFVVHYGDPPALTRLRTIPLYLGGMLVLFVVIALWILRRQARTERSLIWAGMARESAHQLGTPISSLYGWLELLKIKLSEARALRGSVDLETVDQVDGQEKEIVDGIGQDVERLSKVAHRFELIGRRSSYDRLDLAEVLRGTEQYFRARLPKRGKIIELKVELGELLPVRGNPTLLEWAFENIIKNSIDALTGRGGIIRIEAMYDSERDEVDIIFSDNGPGIPGNVRRHIFDTGVTTKSKGWGVGLALAKRIIEENHGGRIMLTQSSSDKGTVFLVTLPATETSDTVKQ